In Argiope bruennichi chromosome 4, qqArgBrue1.1, whole genome shotgun sequence, the sequence tttcttcaaatatacttGCAGAGGAATAGAAGTGTAATAATTGTCAAAGTAAAGTTTGTGATTAACATTTTCTTGAACAGGACGAGTTAATCTAATAACTACATTACTACTAGCTCCTAAATCAGGCTCTTGAAGTATATTAGCAACATCAAGTTCTTTGCCACCATAAATCTCGAAATTGTATGCAAATCCGGATACTCCACTCAAAATGAAGAGTTTGTAACCGTATTTATGGGGCTTGTCAGGCATATACTGTTTTAAATGGTGTCTAGCTTTAGTAGCACACATTTGTTCATCGACACATAAACATTCTTCCATAGGAATGGAAAGGAAAGATTTTTGAAGTTCATCAATCAAAGGTCTCAGTTTGAAAAACTTATCCTGGCCTCCTTGCAAATCAGTTGAAAATGCATTATTGTCATTGAAATGAagatatcttcttattttttcaaattcgttaACGGGCATAGAATTTTGAATGAGAGATATTCCAACAGCAGGATTCCAGTACAATCTAAAATCTTTAACACTTGATACAGAACTCAATATACAAATtcccaaatattttcttatatcagaTGATGTTACATTCAGAGGTTTCTCAGGTGTCTGTTGTACACTATATAGAATAGTTTGTTCAGAAATAAAAGTTATGAGATCcggatgaaaaaaatatgaaaaaaactcataaggtgtttccaaattcaaaatattttgaggtaaCTGTGTATCTCCACTGAAAGTTATGATTTCAGGATTTACTTGCAAAGACTTTTTCTTCcatacaagtttaattttttcctttttaactttcttacttttttcctCTAATGTCTTGTTACCTGAAGTCGAACTTTCGTTTTGAATATTCACTTCATTTTCAGATGATTCAGAATCATTGTTATTGTCAGAAATATCTTCTGAATTTCTATTGAAGAGAACATTAGGATTAAATGTAGGATCTTCATCGCTATCATCAAAATCATCATCGCTTCCACTCGAAAGAGCATTCCATATTTCATctgtcaataatttctttttaccatCTGTATCAACAAAGTAAACAGACCTATGCTCTTCCATTATTCTAGCttatagaatttcaaagaaaaaataaattgcttctaattatatcacaaaactcataattaaaactgcaaagacaaaaaagaaagacaaaatgtAACATAAGTAGTATAAACAAAGCACATGCTTTCTGAACTACAGTGTTGAGTTGAATTGTTCATCGCATCCTTCCTGCATGATGTTGCCAAATGGCTACAGATACATATTgtggcttaaattttttttaaatattcgcttTATCATAAAAAGCCTAATAAACGAATTTTAATAGTTCATTTtatgcatatgatttttttaatggacctaggaaaacatttaatagtaaataaaaatttcaaaatatggccATTTATGTGATTGCAAAAGTCTACTGCTATGTCTCCATTTACTGTTATCCACGGACACCTACCGCCATCTATTGAGAATAAATGGTGATAACTGAATCAAAGAAGTCCAAACTTACTTTTAATGCACAGTGTTGCCTCATGGCTACATTTTTCTGGTCATGAAGATGACAAATCGCCAGTGTAGCCAAATGGCAACATGATGCAGTGTAGGGTTAAAGTTGTTGAATAACTAAATGTTATTGAAGCTATTGcattatcctttaaaggaaaaaattctttattgttgtgCATAACTTTAGGTTTTCGAAGCAAACATCCAAAAATCTCACTACacagtattctttatttaaattacttttagttttaaatagtaaatcgttttttcctatattaagcttgaatttgataagatctagaattatgaatttagtgaatgaattttcaaactttaaatcttcaaatttgttattaataaaccatctaattttatttttcctagcgctctctaaatacaatgtattttttatattttatattttattatatagatacagaaaaattatataggtgtttttgcacattttttatttatggattgatagtttcttattctTGCATCTGGTTGGAATTAAGCTGCATTTGCGCTTTTCCACTATATgcatcctttaaaaataaaaattctccctTTTTGGATTTGATTCGAGATTTCCGGATGGTTGAGGCAAggagagttttttttctttcaggtaccattaaaataaattatgcaaaggtcaataaaagtttttctcataccgcatggcccgtcgcgcgctttACCAAGGgacactgtggatagctttgtgctTGGAGCATCCATGGACAAAAAGTTACTTGCACaactgttttgtttaaaataatttaaaaatactaaaaaaatatcgaatttgtaataacaaaaaatgtaagaCTTGTCCACTTgctaataaagaacaaattaataatgaaatttcaaatctagaattgttctgcaaaaataaaaatcttatttatttattaaattgcaaagaatgtaatttaaattacataggACAAACCAGTACTGAACTAAAAACGAATAAATGGCCACAGATATGCTATTAATAACTTTagtaaaaatttgtcttttgatTATGTGCTACTATACTTCCAAtgtcataattttgattttattaaaatttacattctcgaagataatattattgatttaaacaaaagattagacttggaaaatatttatatttgaaatttaaaaactttgtttccttatgGACTCAATAGCAAATTAAATGGAGAAGGTTACGGGGATTTggataacatttgtatttataacaaacttaacatttttaaagactttctagataatgaaaacaaaagtaaaagatttaagagAGGAAAAGGTAGAGGCGGCAATTCTGATATAGTAACTTAGGAATTTCAGAATTTGTgtaatttggaacataataatgaaaatattcttaaaattaagaaatatctatttggctttaggaaaaataaaattatatggtttattaataacaaatttgaagatttaaagtttgaaaattcattcactaaattcataattctagatcttatcaaattcaagcttaatatcggaaaaaacgatttactatttaaaactaaaagtaatttaaataaagaatactgtGTAGTGAGATTTTTGGATGTTTGCTTCGAAAACCTAAAGTTATGCacatcaataaagaattttttcctttaaaggataatgCAATAGCTTCAATAACATTTAGTTATTCAacaactttaagaaaaagaatctgtaactataattactatagcaaaaatttaaataagatagacaAGACAGACTGTAACTgtaacaaagatatttataaagattatatagatgctgacaaaggacatattataacagggaatttgaaaattatagattctaactctttaagagatttaatggaaaggggtacgaaatttagattaagataaaaagttaacattaaaaaaatcttaatttctatcggataagatttggatatttttatttccaaattatctaggaaataccattggcctccagaaggtttcagagaatggaaagtaaggatcttagaagacattaaaacaaaatttaatgcagacaactttagaactaaagaacgaggaatttatttcaacaaagctttgaaaaaagaaataaaaaatttaaaagagaggtttgttattacagtaatagataaattggcaaataaattcggtttaatttgtaaatattattataaagaacttctaactaatgaatataactctaattcaacttacaaattaacaccgggaaaaaaaaattggataaaaggatgctagctttcgctaaaaaaattaaaatcaaaacttgctctttaaactacccttacctcttcccaacaataaaatttcataaaaaaaccaataaattttagattcgtaacttgtagcaccgcagttacaattactatacgggaaaacatttctttaaatacttaaaaattgtcctgaataaaattaaagaggaagataattttattatcaatagtaacaaagatattttatacttcctaaaaaataacaatattaataagctcaatacttatgattttgaaaatttatacactaatctaccacatgaaaagttaatagatgtctgtactaatatatatgaagaatatttaaatagagatattattacaaaaactaattggttagagttatgtaaatttaatattaaataaaactatgtttttaacggaataaatttttataaacaagaaaaaggaattccaatgggaacagctttttcaagtgcgttagccaatattttcctacattattatgaaaaagaaataattaaacttaacttaataataggctggagatatattgatgacttaattttgttaaatgtggataatcctaatgatattattaattgttacccaaaagaattagttttaactcaaacaaacggaaatcaacttaaagctaattatttagatttaaatatagaaattgataatggaaaaactttgataggtatttatgataaaagggatgaatttaactttaaaataattaaacttagtaactaccattctaatttaaactctaaaattttcaaaatttgatattttcacaatttaacaggattaaaaaattttgcaataataaaagctcttatatcttagcaacaaacaatctcattaaaaatttaactattaacgaatttcccaaaaacttttgcaatatagaagttttgataagagagggtctgtttaatttccgacttcctccggtttgttagctttgagttttaattcaatagatggcgcttcaagtttgatgacgatgcattatgacgaaacgtgggaggcggatatagctgtaaacgtggagaaattaaatttcagtttagtttaactaaatgcatctacaatagcacgttttaacctgaagtagttttcttcagaattgtactttcaatttgtaagtattttgccttgtgtttatattccttttttggttctattttcatgtattttgtggtttgatttgctgtggcattatttggattgtttttttgctagtgtttttacttgttttaatcttgtgatactaatttatctctaaaacctcaattttctgggattttcgggtcacgaggggtcagtttgttggacgaaagtcagacccctcacagaaaaaatccctggtttgaatccttgcctgagggtgacccttgagaaagtcttcgggccggattcagttaatctttctttttgattctttggctattaactttatatttttttctaattttggttcATAACGCTTAGCTAACTcccaatttttgaaatatttgtttaatttcttttaaatattttgaatttacaacAAATAATCAATCAAAGCCTAAACGCGGagttttaattcatcttttaatgCGCAATTTAATAACATGTGAAACATACAGGTTGATCTGTAAAGTCTTTTTAccccctttaaattcaaaacagcaCTTTGAATAGTAATATGTATCTATAGTAAAGTACTTATGCTCGGGATATGTTTCTGCGCCTTTAGTGGTTAAACAAGGTAatcacaaaaaagaagaaaaaaactcaaaaaaataaaggatatcaaCCAAAAGTTCCAGTTCCATGTGTTTTTCTATACCATAACAAAAACACATGAAAATGTTTCATGGTGTTATCTATAAAATTGACGGAGATATTTCGAATTAGTAATATTGCTTTCCGTCACATAAAGGGTTCGtcctaaaagtgaaaaatgtcTTCAGCATTAACATACAGCTTTTCAGAAATAAGCATTAATAAAGTGATATTTAAGCAAAgaagaaattatacaaaagtaataataaaaatgtttaaaaaaatgcactctAGGTATtaatctgactttttttttttttttttcatttttaagacaaatgattttttaaatctcggTGAGTATACAATTTTAATCccagatatcttaatgaaatcaTCCATGAAACTTCAAtaaactttgtttttttattatggtattaaGTGTATTTTTCTAAATCGACTTTTTgtcgaaataattaatttttttagttattttatgtaatttccttACTTTGAAGTTGGGGgcgcaataattttatttaataaattcaacataaTCACTTTACTTCCTCAGCTGTAccttttttgaatttaagaataataaaaacgaCTTTATCATCATgatatattacttatattttgaagaatttcaaaatgtttagatACCAAAATACCTATTCATATATACCAAATTAAAACCGTgcacttaatgaaaaaaaatcaaatttttattcaagtaaGTTATATGCAGATGTTAACAGACAAACATTTAACAGAATGCagaaacaaaaattcagaaaacctCCACATATGCAATTTTTTAGAACTTCCAGATGTTGAATCTCATACATATATCGGAAAACGTATCAGTGACTGCAATTTCTGTGCTggtattcaattttctttattttggggtATTTCTTCCTCTCCTAAATTACTAAGAACTCGATCGTTGTTCTGGGTAAAACAGCATGAATTATTCAGCATTCACTGCTAGATTCTCTGTTTCACTTTCTGTGACATTAAGAATAGGCCATGAAGATTGATTAAAAACAATGTGCTCGGAAGAATGCACAAGATTAAGGAAATTTCATAATGCAGAGAGCACAGATATAAGGAACGCCTTCATTGTTATTTGatcagataattaaatattatggttACCATTAAGTTTATCatataaataggaaaattattctaacagtcaggaaaaaaaaagatacatcagaatttaatcacaaaaaaatcgaaataatctAACTTTAATTCGAACATCCAAGAGATTGTTGTAGTAATATTGTgaatcatatgaataaaaaataatctttatgcaattaaaaagatattaaaaaaatatgtgtcagtaaaatttcaaaaaatatatattattcagagctaccatattttaaaaaattatttaagcatcATTTTTACGAAGGAACTTCGTGAATCTTAAACCGTTTAAACCATTACGAAGGAAATCGTGATCTTAAACCATTTATCCAAATATATCTAGAAAGCTCAATGTGTGATAAAGCTGcattaaagaagaaatgaaaatatttaagggattattttagataaaaacttttgcattttttcaaacattaaaaaacaaagcaaagattaaaaaaaatcaaataaatatctaattcttattttaaattttataatctgcATTGAAATTAACGAATGTCAACATcttattaagcaaaaatattctaGCGTCTTTGGTTTtctcattaatgaaaataattctaaagataGTGGCTATAACATTGCtaccatttaaatttgtttaaccAGCTAAGTGGGTTCGATCTGTATACACGTCAatctaaatctttattttgtCGCAgtctatattttatttgtttatctaacaaaaataaaatcttatgcgctttactactatttttattataaaatttactattcaaCCACGTGTATGACGTTCGACGTGTGTGTGCACCATTTTTGACTTCAAAAAAAGGGGACCTAAAAATGAATTTCGATGTTAACATGTTAAACAGTGTCTTATACAATTTCGAGATAAAACTATATGCATTATTTACTTTTGGCACTggacttaataaatatttcttattaatatttcttcagaaataatcATCTAATTgaagtttgtttttataatatttgaaaaacctAATTCCTCTTAATCATTCTTTAGAAATAGATATAGTATACAATCACATTTGAATGTATACTTGcgaaagagaattttaaaacagaagttttctttcattttatgtttgctttcttattttcattatattgggCAACAACATTTCAAACTGATATTCAGTTTTATCCATTTTTACAATTGCGCACACATATACAGTTAATAAGAAAACCttctaaatctttaaaactttacCCGCGGTTTTTGAGgactttaacaaaataatttttaaaacaaaattttaccgGCTAAGGATAACAATTATCAATTAGAAAACTAATGCTAATTTCGGCTCACAAAAGTAAAATAGCACATCTTATATCCTTGAATATTTATCAATAGGAATTTCCAAATGGAAGTACATttgaataaaactattattcatttCAAGACCCTGAAATAATTCATCTTTGAATTCTTTTGAGAAACTAGAATACCAATTCAGAAATATCCAAGGGCCACGATTTCTTTCCTTTACCAGGTACTAAGTTCTTTTCTTATCCAAGTgccattatttacaaaattcttctaaaatttggtaagaaataatattgtacaatatacaaTGTATATTGTAAACAATGTTAATGAGATGTAAAATACAAGATTTGTCATATTATCTAATATTAAGTTCCattatagcataaaatatttgacaGTTATCTATTATATGAATTACCTAAATTTAATTACCTAATAGAACATGTTAAATgatcaaattattcttttttgtatatgGCCTTTACTATTCTCTCATTGATATTTGTTAGATTAcgttaatctatttttttttatctattcttttgAAACTCAACTAGAAATTAGAATGAGGCAACTTTCGAATATGTATTCGATGTTTTATTTAGTCAATCAGCGAGGACAAAAAAAGTAACCCGACATCTTTCAAGGACCCCAGCTATCGTGCATCCTCATATCAAATATTGtgaatccatttatttaaattaatctatcttataaattgtaattaagaaggcaattataaataaaaactatgattTCTTTGCTTTGCAATGCATCTAGTAGCAAATAGCAAACAGGAGAAGAAAAgttcgttttaaaatttcttcttctgTTCTTctgagcgttttttttttttttttggctttagGAAAATTGCTTTACAAAAGTCATATCAGAATAAATTctgtataatgaattttattaacataactAAGAAATGAGAGTgaatagaaaaattcatatgTGACCCAATTAAGAATTAGAGAAGCAGAGATGTAatgtatttttagataatatgaCAAAGAAGACTGTATTTACACGGAACATGACTTAGGCAATGCAAATCTTAACACACTGGGTGCCAAGTGAACTACCTGCGATTCATGCCTATATTCTAATTAGATGATTTATTCTTTTGTATGATTAAGAAATAGCAATGAAAGAGTCATTTAACAAGATAGATCGTTTTCGAATTGCAAACAATTGATGTAGGTTAATATTCGAACAGGTTAAATGTGCTCAGAAATTGATGTGTCGAATAACGTCAAGGAAATCAAaacttgaaaatcatttttaagaattattaatttattatttatttctacttaTACTAAAGGTGAACACGGTATGCGTGTTGACTCTCCACAGGCTAAATCAtttgaatttgcaaattttacatatatacaaacatacattgtgtgtgtgtgtgtgtgtgtgtgtgtgtgtgtgtgtgtgtgtgtgtgtgattgaaGCAGAACACAGGTTCGAAGACGTcgaagagacatgttatatttttaaattaattttaatatcaatttcgtgaaagaataattatttacaagcagagatgcGGAGAAGGCACGTCCACCACAGcgtgacacaaaagcagaagtaaagaagagaaGGAAGGGACGAACAAaggatcactagtcttatataagatgggatttgcggccacgcgccaattcaatacatgtgttgaccttgagaagggcaacggatgaagcatcatttttttttttttacaaaggaattaattaaacctaaagtggaattagatctagaaataagaaaattttactatgggctaaattaagataaaatcttggaaattaatttaatagaaattagaattaaaatatcattacatattatatatatcaccACATAgcgagtttttgaaattttaaattattgaaatcaagcTAATTGTTGATGTTTATCAGCGATAACAATCGAAAATATTACtacataaaaatagatttcacaccgcatctaaaaattattttttcaatgatacaaatttaaaagtcGTACATAATCTTGCtaaagtttgtaaatttttattttttttggtaaattttcaaatttagattacattattgtttgaaattcaaGTCATTTCCATTGTTTCCTCCATTATTTAAAAACGTGATTTTCTCCCATTGGTGAAGGATAAAGAAGAATTCTTATGTGTATTTgccaagacgaataaaaaagcgAAGTTGCGACACCACAT encodes:
- the LOC129966230 gene encoding piggyBac transposable element-derived protein 2-like translates to MEEHRSVYFVDTDGKKKLLTDEIWNALSSGSDDDFDDSDEDPTFNPNVLFNRNSEDISDNNNDSESSENEVNIQNESSTSGNKTLEEKSKKVKKEKIKLVWKKKSLQVNPEIITFSGDTHVQQTPEKPLNVTSSDIRKYLGICILSSVSSVKDFRLYWNPAVGISLIQNSMPVNEFEKIRRYLHFNDNNAFSTDLQGGQDKFFKLRPLIDELQKSFLSIPMEECLCVDEQMCATKARHHLKQYMPDKPHKYGYKLFILSGVSGFAYNFEIYGGKELDVANILQEPDLGASSNVVIRLTRPVQENVNHKLYFDNYYTSIPLQVYLKKKGILSLGTIRRNRIPDCKLPTERELKLQVRGSITEFVAEYDGCELSNVSWKDNKTVTMLSTFAGTNPVSEVQRFDRKQKCHVKVNCPYVIKTYNKHMGGVDLLDSLIGRYKIIMRSKKWYFRLFYHLLDLTIINAWLLYKRVHKQKRNSEKPMKLVTFRLQLAETLCLHGQVKSLKRGRPSSAEETVGKQSKKACRKEPPKDIRFDRIDHWPEHSTNKQRCKMLNCKGFTRVQCMKCSIPLCFYKEKNCFRDYHLQ